A portion of the Platichthys flesus chromosome 7, fPlaFle2.1, whole genome shotgun sequence genome contains these proteins:
- the LOC133956362 gene encoding probable G-protein coupled receptor 173, protein MANQSIVIDGPGSLLAVLASQSGLARGGSSSGSSSDGSGGVSATDMSAYFKLVFLGLIICVSLVGNLLVSLLVLRDRTLHKAPYFFLLDLCLADAVRSAACFPFVLVSVHSSSTWTYSALSCKVVAFMAVLFCFHAAFMLFCVAVTRYLAIAHHRFYAKRMTIWTCAAIICMVWTLAVAMAFPPVFDVGTYKFIRDEDQCIFEHRYLKTNDTLGFMLMLAVVVLATHGFYAKLLLFEYRHRKMKPVQLVPAISQNWTFHGPGATGQAAANWIAGFGRGPMPPTLLGIRQNLHNQHRRLLGMEEVRSERRLGRMFYTITLLFLVLWAPYIVACFWRVFVKSCTIPQRYLSITVWMSFAQAGVNPIFCLLLNEDLRKVLRAHLPTYWRTKQHLPQDEAYCIM, encoded by the coding sequence ATGGCTAACCAGAGCATTGTCATCGACGGCCCGGGCAGTTTGCTGGCTGTGCTGGCGTCACAGAGCGGACTGGCAagaggcggcagcagcagcggcagcagcagtgacgGCAGCGGAGGGGTCTCTGCCACGGATATGTCTGCCTACTTTAAGCTGGTCTTCTTGGGTTTGATCATCTGTGTCAGCCTGGTAGGGAACCTCTTGGTCTCCCTGCTGGTCCTACGAGACAGGACACTTCACAAGGCCCCGTACTTCTTCCTCCTGGACCTGTGCCTGGCCGATGCAGTCCGCTCAGCTGCCTGCTTCCCCTTCGTGCTGGTGTCCGTCCACAGCAGCTCCACCTGGACATACAGCGCCCTGAGCTGTAAAGTCGTGGCTTTCATGGCTGTGCTCTTTTGTTTTCACGCTGCCTTCATGCTGTTTTGTGTGGCTGTCACCCGCTACCTTGCCATCGCCCACCACCGATTCTACGCCAAGCGCATGACCATCTGGACCTGCGCCGCCATCATCTGCATGGTGTGGACACTGGCCGTGGCCATGGCGTTCCCACCTGTCTTCGACGTTGGGACGTACAAGTTCATCCGGGACGAGGACCAGTGTATTTTTGAACACCGCTACCTGAAGACCAACGACACCCTGGGCTTCATGCTCATGCTGGCCGTGGTGGTCCTGGCCACCCACGGCTTCTAtgccaagctgctgctgttcgAGTACCGGCACCGCAAGATGAAACCCGTCCAGCTCGTGCCCGCCATCAGCCAGAACTGGACCTTCCACGGTCCCGGGGCCACGGGGCAAGCTGCAGCTAACTGGATTGCCGGGTTCGGCCGCGGCCCCATGCCACCCACTCTGTTGGGCATCAGGCAAAATTTACACAATCAACACCGGCGGCTGCTCGGGATGGAAGAGGTGAGGTCAGAACGGAGGCTGGGCAGGATGTTCTACACCATCACCCTGCTCTTCCTGGTCCTCTGGGCTCCCTACATTGTGGCGTGTTTCTGGAGGGTGTTCGTGAAGTCCTGCACCATCCCTCAGCGGTACCTGTCCATCACGGTGTGGATGAGCTTCGCCCAGGCCGGAGTCAACCCCATCTTCTGCCTCCTGCTCAACGAGGACCTGAGGAAAGTGCTGCGAGCTCACCTGCCCACCTACTGGAGGACTAAACAACACCTGCCCCAGGACGAGGCCTACTGCATCATGTGA